Proteins from a genomic interval of Zingiber officinale cultivar Zhangliang chromosome 1B, Zo_v1.1, whole genome shotgun sequence:
- the LOC122046313 gene encoding disease resistance protein RGA2-like: protein MYTSNSLLVDCGILEKLKKNRILVVSFCALEELPDVIGKLIHLRYLDVSYNCNIRRLLESLCDLCNLQTLLLYGCHNLECLPHGMKKLISLRKFDGASKFIPEITEVEKLASLQNLRTFKVPKDSGHKLIELNGLKQLRGGLHITNLENVENTVEASLASLKSKEHLNRLELEWTPSQESDTGVSLHISEKVLEELQPYLNLCSMTIRGYNGAGAPNWLQEQVYSRLEFLCLENCKRWKDLSVEPLINLNYLTINNCNELRSVEGLGIKSLQVLTIIGCPKLLLSQGEAQTEKSSLRELVIDDTAFMQQSLIKNFLSSVEQLTISFSCKAVIFEGVDVESLQSLTSLHSLCFSCCKNLQSLPTKLYTLTSLQSLQIYDCPQIQSLPQKGLPPCLTNLDFEGCNLALEQQLGNHLVEIKKSSLTTLYT, encoded by the coding sequence ATGTACACTAGCAACAGTTTGCTTGTTGATTGCGGCattttggaaaaattaaaaaaaaatcgtaTTCTTGTCGTGAGTTTTTGTGCTTTGGAAGAGCTACCTGATGTTATTGGCAAGTTGATACATCTACGTTATCTCGACGTATCTTACAATTGCAACATTCGAAGATTGCTCGAGTCATTATGTGACTTGTGCAATCTACAAACGTTGCTATTATATGGTTGTCACAACTTAGAATGTCTCCCACATGGCATGAAGAAATTGATTAGCTTGAGAAAATTTGATGGAGCAAGTAAGTTTATTCCAGAGATAACAGAGGTTGAGAAGCTTGCTTCTCTCCAAAATTTGCGTACTTTCAAAGTCCCGAAGGATAGTGGGCACAAGCTTattgaattaaatggtttaaaacaGCTCCGAGGAGGACTACATATAACTAACCTTGAGAATGTGGAGAACACAGTCGAAGCAAGTCTTGCTAGTCTGAAAAGTAAAGAACATCTCAATCGGTTGGAGCTAGAATGGACACCTTCACAAGAATCCGATACAGGTGTTAGTTTGCACATCTCAGAGAAGGTGCTTGAAGAACTCCAGCCATATCTCAATCTATGTAGTATGACAATCAGAGGATATAATGGTGCTGGAGCTCCCAATTGGCTACAGGAACAAGTATATTCTAGATTGGAATTTCTCTGTCTTGAAAATTGTAAAAGGTGGAAGGATCTATCAGTAGAACCattgattaatttgaattatttaacAATTAACAATTGCAATGAGTTGAGATCAGTAGAAGGGCTAGGAATAAAATCCCTCCAGGTCTTGACGATTATAGGATGTCCTAAGCTTCTACTTTCTCAAGGAGAGGCACAAACAGAGAAATCGTCACTGAGGGAGTTAGTGATTGATGACACAGCGTTTATGCAACAATCTCTCataaaaaattttctatcatctgtGGAACAGCTTACAATTTCATTCTCTTGTAAAGCAGTGATATTTGAGGGAGTAGATGTGGAGTCATTGCAAAGCTTGACATCTCTCCATTCATTATGTTTCTCCTGTTGCAAGAATCTACAATCCCTGCCAACGAAGTTGTACACCCTTACGTCCCTTCAGAGTTTGCAGATATATGATTGCCCACAAATTCAATCTCTGCCACAGAAGGGGTTGCCTCCTTGCCTTACAAATTTAGATTTTGAAGGCTGCAATCTAGCACTGGAGCAGCAGTTGGGAAACCACTTGGTGGAGATTAAGAAGTCGTCATTAACAACGCTATATACTTAA
- the LOC122046329 gene encoding disease resistance protein RGA2-like, whose protein sequence is MIGFALTALGWLAESFMIALVGKAVDRAVQQFGEQHGVEEDLKKLKDSLANAMLQISTIENLWLKDDVLQQRLKELLIGLKDAAYDADDLLDEFQYRILKQQSEQQGDEAGNRASSSSYSTPPPGKKIKTSLSSYASGLFGKGDDDDNNNDVQRMREIKGRLDDNSVALEKIYSSLGTEDDRGKKQLVSSESRQTSSFSIEPQLFGRDKELQQLKDLLLKSEVASKFGQSGVSVLSITGIGGIGKTTLAQEVFNDNTVEEYFKLRIWVCVSENFSTERLTREIIEYTTKEKCNVPNFAALQVVLKEKITQERFLLVLDDVWNEERHKWESLCAPLRFGKPGSKILVTTRSRSIAGMVGDVDPIHLDRMDEKSFWEFFKKCAFGSSNSGIHHPHLEAMAKKMTYKLKGLPLAAKTLGGLMSMKLDEQHWKSILDSKIWQLPQEENGVMPALQLSYQYLPSHLKQCFAFCSLFPKDYEFSESKLISIWIAEGFIVPQGSIKMEELGSNYFHELVNRSFFQKSTTRMVERGSNYFHELVYKWSRFQKLRTTTNSRGRVCFPSSTDEKFVMHDLIHDLAELISMGESYRVEKGKFHAIPSTIRHLSMYKEEEGMLTRGLTELSHYNKLRTLMLSSRYTHESFIFDCGVLEKFKKIRVLGLRDCAIRELPNSIGTLIHLRYLDLSYNHKIRRLPESLCDLYNLQTLILWKCFNLESLPHGMMKLINLRKLDASKYVVDKFIHNITEVGKLTSLQNLSTFKVLKDNGHKLAELNRLKQLRGKLCITNLENVENKDEANIASLNSKEHLNRLELEWTFSRESGSEVTLQISEQVLEGLQPHHNLQWLTIRGYNGARPPNWLHEQVYSRLDTLQLQNCKNWNDLLVIGQLSQLKHLCLVRIQVQTQNLHNLFNPKHCKFFSQLEELVLEGITMLEDLPNLGQLPSLKSLDIRSLTGVKMIGDKFFAAMEEGSCFPKLHTLRFNSMSAWEEFYCSDDRNLFPCLDLLNISNCQKLLMLPSLPPSITCLQLKNVGLEDCPRFWKAIDGGSSITNSASVIELSIQECPNLKILEEGLLAHHLQQIYIHKCEQLSSVPVKRLKELTSLWSLSITECPKLTSMTRDECIDFQLPPLITELCLYDCGNLSISLPGCLHNLSSLTVLIIGKCSDLVSLPIQPLFNLNRLIIENCNELRSVGVLKKSLKNLEITGCPMLQLSQREAQTEKLLLRKLVIDDTAFMQQFPIKNSLSSVELLSISSSCEAVMFDGEDQESLQSLTSLQQLSFSDCKNLQFLPTKLYTLTSLQVLQIHNCPQIQSLPEKGLPPALINIDFRGCHLALGQQLVIHLEEIKKSGRYDGITYV, encoded by the coding sequence ATGATTGGGTTCGCGCTGACAGCCTTGGGATGGCTCGCGGAGAGCTTCATGATTGCCTTGGTCGGAAAGGCCGTCGATCGCGCTGTTCAACAGTTTGGTGAGCAGCATGGAGTTGAAGAAGACCTCAAGAAGCTGAAAGATTCCCTCGCCAACGCCATGTTGCAAATCAGCACCATCGAGAACTTGTGGCTAAAAGATGACGTCCTGCAGCAGAGATTGAAGGAGTTGCTGATAGGCCTCAAGGATGCTGCTTACGATGCTGATGACTTATTGGATGAATTCCAATACAGAATTCTGAAGCAGCAGAGCGAGCAACAAGGAGATGAGGCTGGTAACCGAGCATCGTCTTCCTCCTACTCCACTCCCCCTCCAGGCAAAAAGATAAAAACTTCATTATCTAGTTACGCCAGTGGCCTTTTCGGAAAAGGGgatgatgatgataataataatGATGTGCAGAGAATGAGGGAAATAAAGGGTAGGCTAGATGACAACTCAGTTGCTCTTGAGAAAATTTACAGTTCGCTAGGCACAGAAGATGATAGAGGAAAGAAACAATTGGTGTCCTCGGAGAGCCGGCAAACGAGCTCCTTTTCGATCGAACCTCAATTGTTTGGCAGAGATAAAGAGCTGCAACAACTCAAGGATTTGCTGTTGAAATCAGAAGTTGCATCTAAATTTGGCCAAAGTGGAGTCTCTGTTTTATCTATTACTGGTATTGGAGGGATTGGGAAGACCACTCTGGCTCAGGAAGTCTTCAACGACAATACCGTGGAAGAATACTTTAAACTCAGAATTTGGGTCTGTGTTTCTGAAAATTTCAGCACAGAGAGATTGACCAGAGAGATTATAGAGTATACAACCAAGGAGAAGTGTAATGTCCCGAACTTCGCTGCTCTTCAAGTGGTTCTCAAGGAGAAGATCACTCAAGAGAGATTTCTTCTGGTATTGGACGATGTGTGGAACGAGGAAAGGCACAAATGGGAGAGCCTTTGTGCACCATTGAGGTTTGGAAAACCTGGTAGCAAGATATTAGTAACAACTCGCTCTAGGAGTATTGCTGGCATGGTTGGTGATGTGGATCCGATTCATCTGGATCGTATGGATGAGAAGAGCTTCTGGGAATTTTTCAAGAAATGTGCATTCGGTTCTTCAAATAGTGGCATTCATCATCCTCATTTAGAAGCCATGGCGAAGAAGATGACTTACAAGTTAAAGGGATTGCCGCTTGCAGCAAAGACTCTAGGAGGGTTGATGAGCATGAAGTTGGATGAGCAACACTGGAAAAGCATTTTAGATAGTAAAATATGGCAACTTCCCCAAGAAGAAAATGGGGTTATGCCAGCACTACAACTGAGCTATCAATATCTTCCTTCTCATCTTAAACAATGCTTTGCATTTTGCTCCTTGTTTCCTAAAGACTATGAGTTTTCTGAATCTAAGTTGATCAGTATTTGGATAGCAGAAGGATTCATAGTGCCTCAAGGAAGTATCAAAATGGAGGAGCTAGGAAGCAACTACTTTCATGAGTTAGTTAACAGGTCTTTCTTTCAAAAGTCAACAACCAGAATGGTGGAGCGGGGAAGCAACTACTTTCATGAGTTAGTTTACAAGTGGTCTCGCTTTCAAAAGTTAAGAACAACAACCAATAGTAGGGGTCGGGTTTGCtttccaagttcaaccgatgaaaAATTTGTAATGCATGACCTCATACATGATCTTGCAGAACTCATATCTATGGGCGAGTCTTACCGGGTTGAGAAAGGTAAGTTCCATGCAATTCCTAGCACCATTCGTCATCTTTCAATgtacaaagaggaagaaggtatGCTGACAAGAGGTTTAACAGAATTATCTCATTACAATAAATTACGAACGCTAATGTTGTCATCAAGATACACTCATGAGAGTTTTATTTTTGATTGTGGTGTTTtggaaaaatttaaaaagattCGTGTTCTTGGCTTGAGGGATTGTGCTATCAGAGAGTTGCCTAATAGTATTGGTACGTTGATACATCTCCGCTATCTTGACTTATCTTACAATCATAAAATTAGAAGGTTGCCTGAGTCATTATGCGACTTGTACAATCTACAAACATTGATATTGTGGAAATGTTTTAACTTAGAAAGCCTCCCACATGGCATGATGAAGTTGATCAACTTGAGAAAACTTGATGCAAGCAAATATGTAGTAGATAAGTTTATTCACAATATAACAGAGGTTGGGAAACTTACTTCTCTTCAGAATTTGTCTACTTTCAAAGTGCTAAAGGATAATGGACACAAACTTGCTGAATTAAACAGGTTGAAACAGCTCCGGGGAAAACTTTGTATAACTAATCTTGAGAATGTGGAGAACAAAGACGAAGCAAATATTGCTAGTTTGAACAGTAAAGAACACCTCAATAGGTTGGAGCTAGAATGGACATTTTCACGAGAATCCGGTTCAGAAGTTACTTTGCAAATCTCAGAGCAGGTTCTTGAAGGTCTCCAGCCGCATCACAACCTACAATGGTTGACAATCAGAGGATACAATGGTGCTAGACCTCCCAATTGGCTACACGAACAAGTATATTCTAGATTGGACACTCTCCAACTTCAAAATTGTAAAAACTGGAACGATCTATTAGTTATTGGGCAACTATCACAGTTAAAGCATCTCTGCCTTGTGAGAATTCAGGTCCAAACCCAAAATTTACACAATTTGTTCAATCCAAAACACTGCAAGTTTTTCTCCCAATTAGAAGAATTGGTACTAGAGGGCATTACTATGTTGGAGGATCTCCCAAATCTTGGACAACTTCCGTCTCTCAAGTCTCTTGACATTCGGAGTTTGACGGGAGTGAAGATGATAGGCGATAAATTCTTTGCTGCAATGGAAGAAGGTAGTTGTTTTCCTAAATTACATACTCTCCGTTTCAATAGCATGTCAGCATGGGAAGAGTTCTATTGTTCCGACGATAGAAATCTATTTCCCTGTTTGGATCTTTTGAATATTTCAAATTGCCAAAAGCTGCTGATGTTACCTAGCCTTCCTCCTTCAATAACATGCCTACAATTAAAGAATGTTGGGCTGGAAGATTGTCCAAGATTCTGGAAAGCAATTGATGGAGGTAGCAGCATAACTAATTCTGCATCTGTTATAGAGTTGTCCATTCAGGAATGTCCAAACTTGAAAATTCTAgaagaagggttgctagcacaccATCTACAGCAGATTTATATACATAAATGTGAACAATTGTCGTCGGTGCCAGTCAAAAGGTTGAAAGAACTCACCTCTTTATGGTCATTGTCAATAACAGAGTGCCCGAAGCTCACGAGCATGACACGAGATGAGTGCATTGATTTCCAACTCCCGCCATTAATTACAGAACTATGTTTGTATGATTGTGGAAATCTTTCCATTTCACTGCCTGGCTGCCTGCATAACCTGTCCTCGTTGACTGTCTTGATTATAGGCAAATGTTCAGATCTAGTTTCTTTACCAATACAACCATTGTTTAATTTGAATCGTTTGATAATCGAGAATTGCAATGAGTTGAGATCAGTAGGAGTACTAAAAAAATCCCTCAAGAACTTGGAGATTACAGGATGTCCCATGCTTCAACTTTCTCAAAGAGAGGCACAAACAGAGAAATTGTTATTGCGGAAGTTAGTGATTGATGACACAGCGTTTATGCAACAATTCCCCATAAAAAATTCACTATCATCTGTAGAACTTCTTAGCATCTCATCCTCTTGTGAAGCGGTGATGTTTGATGGGGAAGATCAGGAGTCATTGCAAAGCTTGACATCTCTCCAACAATTAAGTTTCTCTGATTGCAAGAATCTACAATTCCTGCCAACAAAGTTGTACACCCTTACGTCCCTTCAGGTTTTGCAGATACATAATTGCCCACAAATTCAGTCTTTGCCAGAGAAGGGGTTACCTCCTGCCCTCATAAATATAGACTTTCGTGGTTGCCATCTGGCACTGGGGCAGCAATTGGTAATACACTTGGAGGAAATTAAGAAGTCTGGTCGATACGATGGAATAACTTACGTGTAG